DNA from Sphingomonas psychrotolerans:
GCGCATCGCGCCAGCGCTCGGCGAGGTCGACGCTCGCGATGCCATCGGGCACCAGCGGTGGCGGCATCTGCTCGAGCCCGAGATAGGATGCAGCGGGCGCCACGCGTTCGATCACATAGCGGCACCACGCCATCGTCTGCCAGCGTTCATAGGGGTCGGCGGGGCGCAGCGCCGGGCCGCTGCCGACATCGTCGAGATAGCAGGCGACGAAGACGCTGTCGGTCATCGCAATGCCGTCCACTATGAGAATGGGGCCTTCGCCTTCGATCGACTGGTCCACCTCGAACGCGTGCGGCGCGCGTTCCGAATGCCGTTCGCCCGCGGCGAGATCGATCCGTGCGAGCGTGACGTCTACGCTTTTCTCGAACGCAGCGGCGAGGA
Protein-coding regions in this window:
- a CDS encoding glutathione S-transferase family protein, which gives rise to MIPILYHGEPNGPSLTVLAAAFEKSVDVTLARIDLAAGERHSERAPHAFEVDQSIEGEGPILIVDGIAMTDSVFVACYLDDVGSGPALRPADPYERWQTMAWCRYVIERVAPAASYLGLEQMPPPLVPDGIASVDLAERWRDAQAGRFDADRLADSRVKIAQATDKVEAQLADGRDWLMGPFGIVDLETYAWLAGMPGIAPDAFAGKPRIAAWLARVAARPSVARALSLATSEAPEAVWAPGPEINRWG